The Planctomycetota bacterium nucleotide sequence TTGTGGTCGGTCTCGGCCTCGAAGGCTTTGGCGCGGTCGGCAGGTTTTTGTGCGAGCAAGGATTCGAGATTCACCGGCACGGGGGCGCCGTGCTTCTTCTTGGGCTTGATCGCGATCGACGTGCCGTCGGCGAGGCCCAAGCCAAAGCCCATCATCACTTCGTAGACGCTGCCGATCTGCTCGACGTCGAGAGTGCGATACGAGAGCCGCTCACCTTCCAGCACCAAGAGTTTTTCCAGGACGCGGTGGAGCGTGCCGTCGGGGACTGCCGGCACCTTTTGATGGCGGCCACCGCCTGCGGCGGAGGCCGGGGGATCGACTCCTGCGCGACCGCCGTGCGTTGCTGCCACGCCACCTTCGAGCCACGGAAACCGGTCGGGATCGAAGAGGTAGCCCGACCGCGGCGGGAGTTTTACGTCGGGGTGTGTGGAGCCGGAGTAGATGAGCCGGAAGAGGGCGACGAGCTGGGCCCAGCCGCCGTAGCGGAGGTCCATCGTGTCGGGGTGCTTGGCGGCGTCGCCGCGGAGCCGTTCAAAAAGGCCGTGGACGCCGTAGTGCTGTTGGTAGAGGCTCGACGACGGCAGGAGGCCGCGGTCTTCGGCGTAGAGCGTGAAGACGAGCCGCATGAGGACGGTGAGCAGGCCCTCGTAGACCTCGTTCGGCCGGGTGGCGAGGACATCGGCGAGCAGGGTGCCACCGGTTTTTTCATTGGCGGATTGAAAGCCGCGGACCAGTTCGAAGGCGGCGTCGATCACCTGCTGGGCGAGGGCGGTGGAGACGGTGGCCTGGAAGTCGCGGCTCTTGGCGAGGAGCGTGGGGAGGCGGGCGGCGGTGGGGCCGGAGAGAAGGGAATACGGCCCGAGGAGCATCGAAAGGGCGGCGAGCACGCGGCGGCCGGCCACCTCCCGCATGAAGCCGACGGGAAACGTGAGGACGCCCGCCGACTCACCGCGGGGCGCGTAGACGAGGCGGAGCGACGTGCCGGCGGTGAGGAGGCCGATGGGCACGCCCGTTTCGCGGAGGAGCCGCTCGAACCGGCGGGTGGGCGAGGCTGTCCAGGCAGCGGAGTCGCCGGTGGTTTCCTTGTCGAGGTCGGTGCCGACCGGCAGCACCTTCACGAGGATCAGCCAGGGGCGGTCGGCGTTTTTCGGTTTTGGATCGCGGAGGGCGTAGGTCGGGACAAGCTCCTCGTGGAGCTCGGGGAGCGGGATGCGGAGGGAATCGGGGATCGGGTGGGCGGGCGAGACGCCAAGCAGAAGGTCGGCCGGCCAGCCGAGGAAGTCGGTGAGAAACCGGGGGATGTCAACAACAAAGCACTTGTCGGCCTGCTCGGGGGTGAGCTCACGGCCCTCGGGAACATCGCCGCGGCGGGCGGTGTGCGACGTGAAGAGCCGCTGCCGCTCGGGGTCGAGCGTGCCGAGGACGACTTGCGCGTCGGCGAGGACGGCCGGGGAGACGACGAGCCCCTCGGGGGCGAGCGTGCCGAGCCAGGCGCGGTGGTCGGCGAGGGTTTTTTCGTGCAGATAATCCGTCACGGCCGGAAAACCTTCTTGGCAGGGATGGTGTTCCGGCGTACACTGGTGCAATCGGGATCGGGCTGCGTCGCGGATGTGCCACCATGACCGAAGCCGTCAGGGAATTGCTCGAGTCGTTCGACGCGCTCTCCGCGGAGGAGAAGCGGGAGGCCACGCGGCTGTTGCTCGCGCGAGTCGTCGCGGGCGAGGCTGGCGACGTGTCGGACGAGGCACTCGCGGCGGCGGCCGACGACCTCTTCGCCGAGCTCGACTGTCGT carries:
- a CDS encoding class I SAM-dependent DNA methyltransferase translates to MTDYLHEKTLADHRAWLGTLAPEGLVVSPAVLADAQVVLGTLDPERQRLFTSHTARRGDVPEGRELTPEQADKCFVVDIPRFLTDFLGWPADLLLGVSPAHPIPDSLRIPLPELHEELVPTYALRDPKPKNADRPWLILVKVLPVGTDLDKETTGDSAAWTASPTRRFERLLRETGVPIGLLTAGTSLRLVYAPRGESAGVLTFPVGFMREVAGRRVLAALSMLLGPYSLLSGPTAARLPTLLAKSRDFQATVSTALAQQVIDAAFELVRGFQSANEKTGGTLLADVLATRPNEVYEGLLTVLMRLVFTLYAEDRGLLPSSSLYQQHYGVHGLFERLRGDAAKHPDTMDLRYGGWAQLVALFRLIYSGSTHPDVKLPPRSGYLFDPDRFPWLEGGVAATHGGRAGVDPPASAAGGGRHQKVPAVPDGTLHRVLEKLLVLEGERLSYRTLDVEQIGSVYEVMMGFGLGLADGTSIAIKPKKKHGAPVPVNLESLLAQKPADRAKAFEAETDHKLTPKQSAPLKDATTTDDLLAALEAAKRIARSATPQPLAAGAMLLVPSDERRRSGSNYTPRKLTEPIVRKTLEPILANLGEKPTPAQLLDLKICDPAMGSGAFLVEACRQLAEHLVVAWQRHGGMPPVPPDEDELLLAKRLVAQKCLYGVDKNPMAADLAKLSLWLATLAKDHPFTFLDHSLRSGDSLVGLTRKQISSLHWEETKQLPLVADKLAKDIRRAGESRTAILNGGDFLTPEFKQQKLSLAD